The following are encoded together in the Equus przewalskii isolate Varuska chromosome 14, EquPr2, whole genome shotgun sequence genome:
- the DGUOK gene encoding deoxyguanosine kinase, mitochondrial isoform X4, producing the protein MMYQEPARWSYMFQTFSFMSRLKIQLEPLPEKLLQAGKAVQIFERSVYSDRYIFAKNLFENGSLSDIEWHIYQEWHSFLLQEFASRLRLHGFIYLRATPQVCLKRLHQRAREEERGIELTYLEQLHDQHEAWLVHRTTKLHFETLVNIPVLVLDVNNDFSEVTKQEELMGKVNTFVKNL; encoded by the exons ATGATGTACCAGGAGCCAGCACGATGGTCCTACATGTTCcagacattttcttttatgagCCGCCTGAAAATACAGTTGGAGCCCCTCCCTGAGAAACTCTTACAGGCCGGGAAGGCTGTCCAGATCTTTGAGAGGTCTGTGTACAGTGACAG GTATATCTTTGCAAAGAATCTTTTTGAAAATGGTTCCCTCAGTGACATCGAATGGCATATCTATCAGGAGTGGCATTCTTTTCTCCTGCAGGAGTTTGCCAGCCGGCTCAGATTACATGGCTTCATCTACCTCCGGGCCACTCCCCAG GTGTGTTTGAAGAGACTGCACCAGAGGgcgagggaagaggagagaggaattgAGCTGACGTATCTCGAGCAGCTTCATGATCAGCACGAAGCCTGGCTCGTTCACAGGACAACCAA GCTGCACTTTGAGACTCTGGTGAACATTCCTGTGCTGGTGTTGGACGTGAATAATGATTTTTCTGAAGTAACTAAACAAGAAGAACTCATGGGAAAG GTAAACACGTTTGTGAAAAATCTGTAA
- the DGUOK gene encoding deoxyguanosine kinase, mitochondrial isoform X3: MTASRVLLRLLRAPSGCMAQRPPEGVPLSRGLHAGHEPRRLSIEGNIAVGKSTFVKLLMKTYPEWHIATEPVATWQNIQAVGTQKACTTQSLGNLLDMMYQEPARWSYMFQTFSFMSRLKIQLEPLPEKLLQAGKAVQIFERSVYSDRLHFETLVNIPVLVLDVNNDFSEVTKQEELMGKVNTFVKNL; encoded by the exons ATGACTGCGAGCCGAGTCTTGCTAAGGCTGCTGCGAGCACCCTCCGGTTGCATGGCTCAGCGGCCACCCGAGGGCGTGCCCCTCTCCAGGGGCCTGCACGCGGGGCACGAGCCCCGAAGGCTCTCCATCGAAGGCAACATTG CTGTGGGAAAGTCCACCTTTGTGAAGTTACTCATGAAAACGTACCCAGAGTGGCACATAGCTACAGAACCTGTAGCAACATGGCAGAATATCCAGGCTGTTGGCACCCAAAAA GCCTGCACTACCCAAAGTCTTGGAAACTTGCTGGATATGATGTACCAGGAGCCAGCACGATGGTCCTACATGTTCcagacattttcttttatgagCCGCCTGAAAATACAGTTGGAGCCCCTCCCTGAGAAACTCTTACAGGCCGGGAAGGCTGTCCAGATCTTTGAGAGGTCTGTGTACAGTGACAG GCTGCACTTTGAGACTCTGGTGAACATTCCTGTGCTGGTGTTGGACGTGAATAATGATTTTTCTGAAGTAACTAAACAAGAAGAACTCATGGGAAAG GTAAACACGTTTGTGAAAAATCTGTAA
- the DGUOK gene encoding deoxyguanosine kinase, mitochondrial isoform X1 → MTASRVLLRLLRAPSGCMAQRPPEGVPLSRGLHAGHEPRRLSIEGNIAVGKSTFVKLLMKTYPEWHIATEPVATWQNIQAVGTQKACTTQSLGNLLDMMYQEPARWSYMFQTFSFMSRLKIQLEPLPEKLLQAGKAVQIFERSVYSDRYIFAKNLFENGSLSDIEWHIYQEWHSFLLQEFASRLRLHGFIYLRATPQVCLKRLHQRAREEERGIELTYLEQLHDQHEAWLVHRTTKLHFETLVNIPVLVLDVNNDFSEVTKQEELMGKVNTFVKNL, encoded by the exons ATGACTGCGAGCCGAGTCTTGCTAAGGCTGCTGCGAGCACCCTCCGGTTGCATGGCTCAGCGGCCACCCGAGGGCGTGCCCCTCTCCAGGGGCCTGCACGCGGGGCACGAGCCCCGAAGGCTCTCCATCGAAGGCAACATTG CTGTGGGAAAGTCCACCTTTGTGAAGTTACTCATGAAAACGTACCCAGAGTGGCACATAGCTACAGAACCTGTAGCAACATGGCAGAATATCCAGGCTGTTGGCACCCAAAAA GCCTGCACTACCCAAAGTCTTGGAAACTTGCTGGATATGATGTACCAGGAGCCAGCACGATGGTCCTACATGTTCcagacattttcttttatgagCCGCCTGAAAATACAGTTGGAGCCCCTCCCTGAGAAACTCTTACAGGCCGGGAAGGCTGTCCAGATCTTTGAGAGGTCTGTGTACAGTGACAG GTATATCTTTGCAAAGAATCTTTTTGAAAATGGTTCCCTCAGTGACATCGAATGGCATATCTATCAGGAGTGGCATTCTTTTCTCCTGCAGGAGTTTGCCAGCCGGCTCAGATTACATGGCTTCATCTACCTCCGGGCCACTCCCCAG GTGTGTTTGAAGAGACTGCACCAGAGGgcgagggaagaggagagaggaattgAGCTGACGTATCTCGAGCAGCTTCATGATCAGCACGAAGCCTGGCTCGTTCACAGGACAACCAA GCTGCACTTTGAGACTCTGGTGAACATTCCTGTGCTGGTGTTGGACGTGAATAATGATTTTTCTGAAGTAACTAAACAAGAAGAACTCATGGGAAAG GTAAACACGTTTGTGAAAAATCTGTAA
- the DGUOK gene encoding deoxyguanosine kinase, mitochondrial isoform X2: protein MKTYPEWHIATEPVATWQNIQAVGTQKACTTQSLGNLLDMMYQEPARWSYMFQTFSFMSRLKIQLEPLPEKLLQAGKAVQIFERSVYSDRYIFAKNLFENGSLSDIEWHIYQEWHSFLLQEFASRLRLHGFIYLRATPQVCLKRLHQRAREEERGIELTYLEQLHDQHEAWLVHRTTKLHFETLVNIPVLVLDVNNDFSEVTKQEELMGKVNTFVKNL, encoded by the exons ATGAAAACGTACCCAGAGTGGCACATAGCTACAGAACCTGTAGCAACATGGCAGAATATCCAGGCTGTTGGCACCCAAAAA GCCTGCACTACCCAAAGTCTTGGAAACTTGCTGGATATGATGTACCAGGAGCCAGCACGATGGTCCTACATGTTCcagacattttcttttatgagCCGCCTGAAAATACAGTTGGAGCCCCTCCCTGAGAAACTCTTACAGGCCGGGAAGGCTGTCCAGATCTTTGAGAGGTCTGTGTACAGTGACAG GTATATCTTTGCAAAGAATCTTTTTGAAAATGGTTCCCTCAGTGACATCGAATGGCATATCTATCAGGAGTGGCATTCTTTTCTCCTGCAGGAGTTTGCCAGCCGGCTCAGATTACATGGCTTCATCTACCTCCGGGCCACTCCCCAG GTGTGTTTGAAGAGACTGCACCAGAGGgcgagggaagaggagagaggaattgAGCTGACGTATCTCGAGCAGCTTCATGATCAGCACGAAGCCTGGCTCGTTCACAGGACAACCAA GCTGCACTTTGAGACTCTGGTGAACATTCCTGTGCTGGTGTTGGACGTGAATAATGATTTTTCTGAAGTAACTAAACAAGAAGAACTCATGGGAAAG GTAAACACGTTTGTGAAAAATCTGTAA